The Microcystis panniformis FACHB-1757 region TGGGGTGGGAGTTTTTGAACCCGTCCACGGTTCGGCCCCAGATATCGCCGGCCAAGATAAGGCCAATCCGATCGCCCAGATTCTCAGTGCTGCTATGATGTTAAGATATGGGCTAAATCAGCCTTTAGCGGCAGCCGCGCTGGAAAAAGCCGTCGAAAAAGTTTTAGAGTTCGGTTATCGTACTGGAGATATTTTCTCAGAAGGTATGACATTGGTGGGATGCCAAGCTATGGGCCAGGCCATCCTGAAAGTTTTAGAATCATAACAAAAGTGACAAATTCAGAAATCGTCATATACCATTGATTTAATAAATACGTCAATTTAATCGTGGGGAGACGAGTGATATGGTGGCCCTATCCGAGAAAACAGAACAACAGCGTGTCGATATGGAAATCCCAATTTTGTTAGATCCTACTGTCTTACGGGCAGCCAGACGCATTTATCGCATCTACTGTACCCTCAATAGCAGAGTTAGTAAACGTCCTTTCGGTGTCGCTATTAACCGCGACAATCATCGCGGTCAATTGATTTTTAACAATAAACCGATTCTTCTCCCCGGAGAGTGTTTCGTCCCGATTAAGCAAATCGAATCGGAAGCCTATTAATTTTTGTGAAGATTTGCCCTAAATATCTTGCCAAACGTCAGCTAATACCCACTGGCGTAATTTTTTTGTCTAATATAAAAAGATGTTCGGGAATAATCTTAACTCTACCCTAATCCAAGACCTCGATCGCCTAGAAAATCGTCTTCGGGAAATTCCCCTCGAACCGGGGGTGTACTTCCTGCGCGACCAAAATGGCGAAATTCTCTACATCGGTAAATCCAAAAAACTCCGGTCTAGAGTCCGTTCCTATTTTCGTCCCAGTCAACCCCTCAGTCCCCGCATTGCTTTGATGGTACGACAGGTGACAGAAATTGAATTTATCGTCACCGACACGGAAGCAGAATCCTTGGCCCTGGAAGCTAATCTAATTAAACAACATCAGCCCCATTTTAATACTCTCCTCAAGGACGATAAAAAATATCCATACATTTGTATTACTTGGTCGGAAACCTATCCGCGCATTTTTATCACCCGCAAACGTAGCATAAATAACCAAAAAGACCGTTATTATGGTCCCTACGTCGATACTAGGCTGCTGCGCCACACTTTACACCTAATTAAACGCACTTTTCCCCTGCGTCAACGTCCCCAACCTCTTTTTAAAGACCGTCCCTGTTTAAATTATGATATCGGTCGTTGTCCGGGGGTTTGTCAAAAATTAATCAGTCCCCAAGATTATCGAGAAACCTTGCAGAAAGTGGCGATGATTTTTCAGGGAAGGACGGGGGAATTATTAGAGAAATTAGCAGCAAAGATGCTCGCAGCGTCGGAAAACCTAGATTTTGAACAAGCGGCCACGATTAGGGATCAAATTCGCGGATTACAGGCCCTTAATACCGATCAAAAAGTCTCTTTACCTGATGATACCGTATCCCGGGACGCGATCGCTTTAGCTAAGGACGAGCAGCATTGTTGCATACAATTATTCCAAGTGCGTTCTGGTCGTTTGGTGGCACGTTTGGGATTTTTTGCCGATAGTCAGTCAGCAAACGAGGGAGAAATCCTGCAAAAAGTCCTGGAAGAACATTATTTATCGGTGGAAGGGGTGGAAATTCCCAGCGAAATCCTGTTACCCTGCGAATTACCGGAAGGTGAGGTGTTAGCGGGGTGGTTAAGGGAAAAAAAAGGTCGCAAAGTCGAGTTAACTGTCCCCCAACGGCAAAGTAAAGCGGATTTATTAGCTATGGTGGAGAAAAACGCTCTTTATGAGTTAGAAAAGACGAAAAGAAGCGCCGACCGAGATTTACAGTCTTTGCAGGATTTAGCGGTAATTCTCGATTTACCGGCGCTACCCCACCGCATCGAGGGTTATGATATTTCTCATATTCAGGGTTCTAATGCAGTCGCGTCGGGAGTGGTGTTTATCGATGGGGTGGCCGCTAATCAACATTATCGTCACTATAAAATCAAAAATCCCGAAGTTAAAATCGGCCATTCCGATGATTTTGCCAGTTTAGCAGAAGTAATTCGCCGGCGTTTCCGTCTTTATGCCGAAAATCCCGATAATATTGCCGAAAGTGATGATTTTCCCGATTTGGTCATGATTGATGGGGGAAAAGGACAATTATCGACAGTGGTGACAGTTTTAGGGGAGATGAATTTATTAGAACAGGTAAAAGTTGTTAGTTTAGCTAAACAGAGAGAGGAGATTTTTTTACCCGGGGAATCCTCTCCTTTAGAGACGGATAAGGAACAACCCGGAGTGCAATTATTGCGTCGAGTCAGGGATGAAGCGCACCGCTTTGCTGTTAGCTTTCACCGACAACAAAGGATGCAAAAAAGTCGCCGTTCCCGTCTGGATGAGATACCGGGTTTAGGTTTTAAGCGACAAAAAGATTTATTAGCTCATTTTCATTCTCTGGATTATATTCGCGAAGCTTCCCTAGAACAATTGCAACAGGTGACAGGAATTGGGGAACAATTAGCTAAGGAAATTTATAATTATTTTCATCCTAGGTAGGGATAAGCTGTTGAAGAATATCTAAGGCGGCTCTCTTGGGTTTGGTGGGTAAAATGTATTCTAAGATATATTCTTCCTAGCGAGGGGGTGGAACGAACCACAAAGACACAAAGGACACAAAGACTGATCGATCATATTGTAAGTTAAACTTATCACACAGAACCTAGAAGAGTCACTCGGTTTTAACTTCCGTATCGAGAATCGTCCTTTTGACGTTAGCATCTTCAAGATTTGCCCCCTCAAGATTTGCCTCTCTAAGATTTGCCCTTTCAAGAATTGCCCTTTCAAGATTTGCCCTTTCAAGATTTGCCTCTTTAAGATTTGCCCTGTAAAGAATTGCCCTTTCAAGATTTGCCCTTTCAAGATTTGCCCCTCTAAGATTTGCCCTTTCAAGAAATGCCTCTTCAAGATTTGCCCATTCAAGAATTGCCCTTTCAAGATTTGCCCCTTCAAGATTTGCCCTTTCAAGATTTGCCCTTTCAAGATTTGCCCTTTCAAGATTTGCCCCTTCAAGATTTGCATCTGCAAGAATTGCGTATCCAATATCTGCCCCTGCAAGATTTGCCCCTTCAAGATTTGCATCTGCAAGAATTGCCCCTCTAAGAATTGCCCCTGCAAGATTTGCCCTTTCAAGATTTGCCCTGTAAAGATCTCGAAATACCAACAGACAGTTTTGTAAATCAAGAAAACTGAGGCAATCTAACACCAACATAGGCTTATAATCTATTATTTGTCCCTGAAGACGGGCCAACCAATTGCCGAAAGCTTCAGGAGAAGGCCATTGAATGGGAGAAATTTCTTTGGTGACTCGCCCACAGGCATTAAATACCGCTAATAAAGCTTCCTCGGCATTGCGTGCCAGTCGCATTTCCTCCTGAAAATTGGGGCGGTTTTTTAAACCCTCCATCGGCATTCCTTTGACCAAAAGATATTTAATTAAATCACCCAGAGTTTTCTGCCACTGTTTCACTTCATCTGGGGACTGTAATTGCATTTGATTGACAATAAAACGAAAAAGATATTCATCTATTGCCGTCGGTCCGCATAAAGTCGCCCAGGTAATTAAAGCTTGTCTGGGATCGTAGTCATTGTCATAATCATTTTCACTGTCTTGTAATTTCTTATGAATTTGCTTAACTCGGTCAACAATTCTGCGGGCAGTTAAATATTCACCAAAACTTTTATGGGTAAATTCAAAGGTTTTTTCGCTGCCTCGTAAATCGCCACTTTCTCGAAAATAAAAGGCTGTTAAAAGACGGGTAATACTCCCTTGGGAATCGCTTTGAAAACTATCTTGGAAATTTTTTAGGAGATTTTTTAAGCCATTATTTTCACAATGTTCTTTAATCTCTATAACGGTGGTGGTTCTACCGTTACCATGCCAACAGGAAAGGGCAATTTCCATTAAAATTAGCACAAAATCTTTTTCTGTAATCCCTTCTATAGCCCGGTGGCCTGGACTATTTTTTTCATAACCTCGCTCATAGACTGCCTTGAGCAAATTGTCATAAATATTATTGAGGTTAGTTTCTTGGGAAAATTGAACCTCGCCTCGTTCAAAAGTGAGAGCAATAAGATAATTTAATAGCGGTTGAGCGGTAATTTCTTGTAAATTTTTCCCCGATAATTCTGGCGGTAATTGTGCATAGTTTTTCCCTTTAGCTTGCCCATACTGTTGCCACCATTGATGACGTTGATCGACTTTTAATAAGTTATCGACATCGCTAAAATCATCGCTTTTATCAACCCAATAGGGTAGGATGGTGATAATTTGCTGAGGTTTTTTAAAATTATTTTTATTGGATTGTACCACCACATCACGCCCGCTAATCAACACTTGTAAACGGGTTTTATTTTGATTAAAACTTTTGACCTGATCTCGTACTTCATTAATAAAATTTTGGGCGACTTCTTGGGCGATTTTTCCCTGCATAGATAGCTCATCTAAGCCATCAAAGATAATTAGTAATCGTAAATCTTGATCGCTCGGTTCTAGAGGATTTTCTGGTAAAAAACCGTCATGTTGAACAAAAGTTTTAACTGCTGTTACTAAATCGGTGGAGAAACTCAAGCGATGCAAGGGAATATATAAAACTTGTTTTTCTAAGCGAGCTTGTTGGGCAGCAAATACTTTACAAAAGGACGATTTTCCACTACCTGGCCCACCGGTCAATAAACGGATAGCATCATCGGATTTTGCCGCTTCTAACCATGTTTCTAACTGCTCTTGGAGTTTGATAACAATGCGTTTAAATGATGGCTCTCGATGGTAATCTGTGTCTGGGGTGGCTTTGATTTCTTCTTCTTCATAAAATCCCCGTAGAGGTACATAAATTTGCTTTAAACTAAAGGTTTCCCAAAAAATAGGTTCATCGATCTGTTTTTGCAACCAAGCTCGATAATGTAACCAGCCTCTTTCTCGTTTCCAAGCATTGTTAAAAGGAGTGTCGATTTCATCTAAAAGCAGACTGTATTCATCTCGTTTATCTTTCCATTGTTCCTGCAATGCTAAGACAAAATAAGCTTGTAAACGGTTACTTAGGCTCTGTGCTTCCTGGGAATTAGTGATTAAATTATTTGTTGTTAACCACCGTAAAAAAGCTGCTTGGATTGGTGCGACTATAGGTAATCTTTCGGGATGCTCAAAAAAATCTCGATCGAGAATTAATTCCTGCTCTTGTAAAGAGTCGGTAATCTGACGGTAAAGTTCTTTTAAAGACAGCTTTTCAACTTCTTGGGGCAGTAAATCAGCATTACTTTTAAGTAATCCTTTCATCGCTTTCATTAGCGATTGACTTATTAATAAACCCGCTAATTCCCCCGGAGTCCGACTTAAACCAAGATCATCTAAAACTTCTACTCCATTTTCGGCCAGATCATCCCACTGCAAAAATGCCCCGTTAAGAGCGGCTTTTCCCAGGGTACTAAAGAGACTTCTCAGATTGACTTTAACTTGTCGTTTCCAGATATTTTGGGGTTTGGAAACAGAAATTCCAGCAGCTGATTCGGACATAGAAAAAAGCGATCAATAAAGCTTATGTAGTCTATTATATAAGTAATAACAACCGTTGAGGTGGTTGGGTTGCGCTTTTTCAATCGAATTGAGCCATTTTCGACCCCGTATTGTTTCGCTCAACTCAACCTAGGAGGCCGAAAACCTAGACTAACGCGGAGTAATTTCACTCAACGCTTCTTGCAGCACTTCATCACTCACACCATGACGCTTCAAACTAGCAACGAGAGCAGAAATTGTATCTCCCTCTAGACGCTCCAAATCCGCACGCAGCCCTTGTCCAATGTAAGCACGCATCAAAGGTTGATAACCTGAGAAACCAAGCAACGGTGCAACCCGCTTTAAATCTTCAATCACATCTTCGGGAATACGAATCGTGATTGTAGTCATAGGGCGATTTCTCTCCAGTCGTTTTTTTAATGCCTCAACTTTCATAATACTCACGTTCCTTGCGTGTGGCTTTGCGAGCCGAAATGATCCGAATGATGTCGTTTTCACGCTCAATATAGACGACGTACAGGAGATTCCACCGTCTATCTAACCCAATGATCGCATCTCGTGCCTCATCATTGCGACTTGCATCAACAACAACCAGCAGTGGATCGAAGAAGACTTCTGCTGCTTGCTGAAACGTAATACCGTCATGGTTGATCGGGTTAATCCTAGATTTCTCGTCATTCCAAACAAAAGTAATGCCACTGAGGACAAAATAGACATCCATACTTGTAGTATAGGCAGAATGTATTTACATTGTCAATACTTTATTAACACACCCTACGAGAGCAGCAATTATTATAGGTTGGGTTGACGCAAGGAAAAACACCCTACGAGGCTCTAGGCTTATTGACAGATAAAAATCAATTCAGGGTGATTTTATGCTAATCTGCAACTTACCGACTTATAATAAAAATGTTCTTGCCAAAGAAGTTGTAGCTAACTGCTTAACTGAATCTGCTAGGATGCTATTACAGAATAGAAGACTACATCTATTAATTGCTGAGGCAGAACTAAGTTTAACCGCTCCTTTTTTAACTACTTATATCGCTTTCAGGCAAAAAATTAGGCGTTTTCGGTTTACCATAGTCAAAGTGTGCTTTCTAGGCTAATGACTTTGACTAAAAACCCCGTGATCAGAAACCGTCGTTTTTCCCTACGCAATCTCTTTGAGACTTGCATGGCCCTATTGGTGTTATGCAATTATATTCTGGTTATTTTCGATTTAACCTATATTCCCCTGCGAGATTTTTGGTTACAGGGACGCTTGCAAATAACTTTATTAAGATTTAATGAACCAATACAACTCGGGCCGATTTCCTTTCAAGAATTACAAATACCTCCCGACAAACCCCTAGAAATTCCCTTTGTTAAAGGAATCGCTAAGTATGATGTGGTGAAAGGGATTAAACCCTATCGCAGTACCAGCGAATATTTAGCTACGGTTGATAAACTTAATGAAATAATTAATCAAAAGGTCTTTAACCCAGAGTTTAATCTGCAAGAATATCGCCAAGAGATTGAGAAAATTTTAGCCAATTTACGCCAAAAAAGTGTCGATATGATCGATAATAATCCCTTTGCCTCGGCCGAG contains the following coding sequences:
- the uvrC gene encoding excinuclease ABC subunit UvrC is translated as MFGNNLNSTLIQDLDRLENRLREIPLEPGVYFLRDQNGEILYIGKSKKLRSRVRSYFRPSQPLSPRIALMVRQVTEIEFIVTDTEAESLALEANLIKQHQPHFNTLLKDDKKYPYICITWSETYPRIFITRKRSINNQKDRYYGPYVDTRLLRHTLHLIKRTFPLRQRPQPLFKDRPCLNYDIGRCPGVCQKLISPQDYRETLQKVAMIFQGRTGELLEKLAAKMLAASENLDFEQAATIRDQIRGLQALNTDQKVSLPDDTVSRDAIALAKDEQHCCIQLFQVRSGRLVARLGFFADSQSANEGEILQKVLEEHYLSVEGVEIPSEILLPCELPEGEVLAGWLREKKGRKVELTVPQRQSKADLLAMVEKNALYELEKTKRSADRDLQSLQDLAVILDLPALPHRIEGYDISHIQGSNAVASGVVFIDGVAANQHYRHYKIKNPEVKIGHSDDFASLAEVIRRRFRLYAENPDNIAESDDFPDLVMIDGGKGQLSTVVTVLGEMNLLEQVKVVSLAKQREEIFLPGESSPLETDKEQPGVQLLRRVRDEAHRFAVSFHRQQRMQKSRRSRLDEIPGLGFKRQKDLLAHFHSLDYIREASLEQLQQVTGIGEQLAKEIYNYFHPR
- a CDS encoding pentapeptide repeat-containing protein, which translates into the protein MLYRANLKEANLERANLERAILERANLREANLEGANLEDANVKRTILDTEVKTE
- a CDS encoding BrnT family toxin encodes the protein MDVYFVLSGITFVWNDEKSRINPINHDGITFQQAAEVFFDPLLVVVDASRNDEARDAIIGLDRRWNLLYVVYIERENDIIRIISARKATRKEREYYES